The uncultured Bacteroides sp. DNA segment ACGAATGTAGTCAGGCGTCAAATCAGTCATTTCAGACGTTCCACCGAACTTATTCTTCACCTGAGCCTTCATTTTACTTTCCAGAAAGTCAATGCAATCGGCACGATTCACAGCCGTGAGCAGCGGACTAAGAGAGTCGGGCATGTTAACGAACAACGTTTTAACCTCTTGCGCATACGTAGCAACACCAGATAGCAGAAGAAAAAACAGCAATAGATTTTTTTTCATATTTAGTAGTTATTTTGAACCCAAATATAGGAATAACATTCCGATTAATATCAGAACAAGATCGATAGCCTTGCTTTTTAAATTCTTTTCACGGAAGAACATTGCTCCGAAAAGGAACGACACCACCACACTTCCACGACGCACCATCGACACGATGGAGATCATTGAGTCGTCAAAGCTAAGGGCATAGAAGTACACAAAGTCGGCTGCCGAAAGAAAAATAGAAATCAACAAGATGGCCCAATCCCATCTGAAAGGAGTGGTCTGTTTCCGTTTAGGCCACCAGAGCAACAGCAGAATAGGACACATGATGAATACCTGATACACATTATACCAAGACTGCACAACCATGGGATTAAATTGCTTCATCAGGAACTTATCATACAGTCCGCTAACAGCACCTGTTATGGCGGCCAGCACAATGAAAAAGATCCATTTGTTATGCGCAAAATCAATCCCTTCCTTCTTACCCGAACGGCTTAGCAAGAAGAACGAAGCTACGGCAAGCATCACTCCTATCCATTGATAGATATTTAGGCGCTCACCAAACAGCAACATGGCACCCGCCAACACCATTACCGGACGGGTGGCATTGATCGGCCCGACAATCGTCAACGGCAGATGCTTCATGCCGAAGTAGCCGAATATCCACGAT contains these protein-coding regions:
- a CDS encoding DMT family transporter, which encodes MWLLFAFLSAALLGFYDVFKKHSLKGNAVLPVLFLNTLFSSLIFLPFILLSAFVPNVLAGTMFDVPLVGWEVHKFIIIKSFIVLSSWIFGYFGMKHLPLTIVGPINATRPVMVLAGAMLLFGERLNIYQWIGVMLAVASFFLLSRSGKKEGIDFAHNKWIFFIVLAAITGAVSGLYDKFLMKQFNPMVVQSWYNVYQVFIMCPILLLLWWPKRKQTTPFRWDWAILLISIFLSAADFVYFYALSFDDSMISIVSMVRRGSVVVSFLFGAMFFREKNLKSKAIDLVLILIGMLFLYLGSK